A stretch of DNA from Pseudomonadota bacterium:
ACCAGCTCCTTGTGGTATTCGTAGCGTTTCTCCTCGAACAGGCCCTGCCCGCCTTTGCGCAACGGGATCCTGATCTCCTGCCCGACCATGATCGCCTTGCCGTAGCGGAGACGGTTTTCCTTCCGGATCCTCCAGGTGGGAATGCCGAGCCAGTCCGCATAATGGCCGAGTGTTTCCTCGGCCTCGACCTTGATCACCCCGAACAGCCCGCCCTTATTCGAATACACCCTGGTGATCTGGAGCTGTCCGGTCACCACCTGGGGATTGATGTCGATCAGGAAAAGAGCGCCATCCTCATCCTGCACCGCAACTTCCGGAGTCCCGTTTTCTTCGGCCAGAAGCGGCGGCTGGATGGAATTGCCGTTGCCGGCGAAGAGAAACTCCTGGATCCCGAAAATGAGATCCTGTCCGCCGGCACTGTTGTCCCGCGCAACCCCTTCCCCTTCCCTGACCAGTTCCTCGGACTGCGGCGGATTGCCGGCAAGTTCAGGCCCCCGGGCAACTTCCTCCATATCCTCCATGGCGGCGGTGATGATCGGTCGGTCGGGTTCAGCTTCGACCTGATCCGGAACAGTTATTTCTTCCGCCGGCGGCAAGGCCACCATCGCGACTTCCGTCACCTCCGCCGACGGCTCGCCACTCTCGGCAGCAACCAGTGTTTTGTAGGATTTACTCAAAACGACCATCTCGGTGCCGAGAGTCGGCAGTCTCAGGTTCTGCCCGGCATAAATGGTTGCGCTTCGATTGAGCTGGTTGGCAAGAACCAGTTCCTGCAGGCTCACCCCATGCATCCTGGCAATCGAACTTGCGGTATCTCCGCGCCTGACCTCGTAGAACAGGCTCCGCTTCTGGGTTCCACTGAAAACATCTTCAGGCAGATCAGCAGCCAGCCGGACCAGGTCTGCCGAGTCGGACGGCAGGCGCAGAGAGTATCCCCGGGGGATATATTTCTGCCCTTCAAAAACCGGAGACCGGAGAGCCGGATTATATTTCCGGAGCAAACCCAGTTCAACCCCAAGATGCTCGGCGAGGGCCGCAGGATCGGCGTAACCATCCATTTTCACCTCTCTCGTCGGCCAGGGAGAGTCGAGGGGAAGATCCCCGAAATACTTCCGGTAATCCCGGGCAACTTCACGGGCCG
This window harbors:
- a CDS encoding transglycosylase SLT domain-containing protein yields the protein MDIFPLFPEIAPNVEFWKNIYSRYDLSQGVIHDKNDPGIVYEVVSLDHPDSYKARKKNNSKVDRIRKNLRQILLKLARGGTPATSEERRVRDLFGDNATRERFRDAADAIRVQLGQKDRFRNGVIRSGAFLKRIKKIFREEGVPSDLAYLAHVESSYNVNAYSKFGAAGIWQFTRSTGKLYMKIDYTIDERRDPIIASRAAARFLKDNYRKLGSWPLAITAYNHGVGGMTRAQKKHGGYEDVFRDFDGRGFGFASKNFYSEFLAAREVARDYRKYFGDLPLDSPWPTREVKMDGYADPAALAEHLGVELGLLRKYNPALRSPVFEGQKYIPRGYSLRLPSDSADLVRLAADLPEDVFSGTQKRSLFYEVRRGDTASSIARMHGVSLQELVLANQLNRSATIYAGQNLRLPTLGTEMVVLSKSYKTLVAAESGEPSAEVTEVAMVALPPAEEITVPDQVEAEPDRPIITAAMEDMEEVARGPELAGNPPQSEELVREGEGVARDNSAGGQDLIFGIQEFLFAGNGNSIQPPLLAEENGTPEVAVQDEDGALFLIDINPQVVTGQLQITRVYSNKGGLFGVIKVEAEETLGHYADWLGIPTWRIRKENRLRYGKAIMVGQEIRIPLRKGGQGLFEEKRYEYHKELV